The sequence below is a genomic window from Lolium perenne isolate Kyuss_39 chromosome 7, Kyuss_2.0, whole genome shotgun sequence.
GCATTGAGAAAAGCATAGTCAGCTTCTTCTTCATGcattgcatgttgtagttcatcagaaagttcttgtaacttggtaggAGTGATTGGATAACACGATGAATCCTCAACTCATTAGGAACCGTCGCGTGGCTAGACatcttgagcacgtgctcgctaacgGAGATGTTCTCCTCCATCTTATAGTTAAAGAACTTTTCAGAAGCATCATAGTTCTCCACGGCCACGTGGGTCTCAAATATCATTTGAGCTCATGAACAATTTCATATGGGCCATGGTTCTCAAAGAGGTTTTGAAGCTCCGATTCTAAACCGTAcatgatggcacactgaactacaTCGTTGTCCTCTTTACGAGCACCAAAAAAATCTTGACCTCGGAAGCAGTCTCTGCAAGTGGATCACCCAGTGATGCATTGAGCACATAGTGACGTGGGGCTACCACGACAATGCCAATGGATCATGGACTTGGGGTTTAGGGAAGAGAGTGCATTGGTGGTTTCATCGGCGTACAAGCAACATATGGGACACGATTTACCTAGCTCCAGGCCCCTAGAGGGGAAACCCTACATGCTACTTGTTTGGTCATGATTGATAGATGAATTACAGGTGTGTCGTGATGGCTATGGTGTAGTAGTGTAGCCAGGTTTTGATGTTGTATCTTCGTTGGTATCCCTAGCAACCCATCATGTCCCTTATATGAGACGCCATGTCTCAGGTATCATGTCTAGGTCTGCCCCGCACACCAGGTTCCTAGGCTTCGGCTCCTTAGTAACTGCCAATGCTTCTTGGGCTTCGTAATCCTCATGTGGGCCTCTAGTTTAAGTGTTGGACTACATGTGGTATGGTAATAGTGTGTACCCAATAGGGGTATGCCCACGTCACATAGGTCTTAATTTTGAGCGGCACTTAGGACAATCCTCATATTACGGCACCCATCTGTAAAGTTGCTTCTAGTGTTTttcagcttttctttctctagaaaCACATTAAAGTTGATTGCAGGTGGggtcatgatctacaacatatttgcaaacacATTTAGACTAAACTAATAATAAATTGAGTttaaattttaattctaaattactAGGTGAACTTCCACTCAAAATAGCATCCCTAACAttatcttagtgattacacgaacaaaatccactacaccaagcccGATTTTCACGAGAGAATATGtgtttcaaatgcaaacattgaagtagtcatcatatcattcatataacTCAAGATTTATTCAATTTTCGTATTccaagaccatgtatgtacatgctgggCTCGTCAAGTTAAACCTAGTATTTTGCATGTGTAAATCTAGATTACACTCGTTGTATGTGAACATAGAATCAATCACACCTTATCATCACGAGCTGCTTCGAAATGATGAGCTTTTGCAATGGTGCATACTTAAGAGAGAACACATTATTATCTTGATatatagtgagagggatcatcttataatttaCAATGCTACCGTcgagatctaagcaaaataagatgcataaaggataaaAATCACATGCAtttataatgtgatatgatatggtcttttcttcttgtgcttttgatcttcatcttcaaagtacgggcatgatctccatcattaccagtcatggcgccgcttcatgatTGTCCACTATCCAtagaaactattacaactactaacTCATAATAATGAGATAAATCTATTACATGGTGCATTGACACGTAGGTCATGAAAGAATAAAGTCAATCATTAGGCTTCTACTGGTTGCCATATCACCGGAGTCGGGGAAAACTTGTCGTAGTAAAGTTTGTTGTAGTAGCCGGGCGATAAGTCGTCATGATAAGGCCCTAGAGGACCAGCACCAGAGCAACAATCATCGCCGATGATGGCAATCGTAGATCGGAAGAGACCGACCTGAAACCACACCAACAAATACGAAAATCTACTAAATCCTAGGAAATCCGCTAGGCACACGAGATGCACCACCGGAGCGAGTATAGGGTGGGGATGACCTTATTCTGACTTTAGGATGTAGCCGACACATCATCATCACGAAGAAAACACTGAACCGCCCACATTTCACTTTTTTGGCAATATTTTTGACCATGACTCAACCACTAGCAAGGGGATTGCTTACAATAGTGCTACTCGGCTCAATTTTGCACCGAAATCCTTTGCCCCACACGGCCACACCGGCGTCTCACTCGGCATATTGGGCGCTGGTCAACAAGGAGAGGAAGATTGTAGGCACGCGGTTGGGCTATTTGCATGCTAACAAACTAACAAACTAACTACCAGCTCCTAAAACCCCGAGTGAGTAGCCCCAGCCTCTATTAAACCCTGAGAAGTGAGAACGAATTCTCCTTTCAGCTGAGATTGATCGGATATCCAGGTCGCGCAATGGAGCACCAGCCGCCGGCCGACGACGTCGTGGTCCAGAtgagcgccgccgccgtcgcggccATCGACGAGAGGAGCTCCACGAACGAAGACGATGACGCCGGCGACGGGGACGTCTGCCGCGCGCGCCGCACCTTCAGCCACTCCTACAAGATGGAGCACCGCAAGCCCCTGGTACGCATACGAGCAGTCCCTGATCTAAAATCTCGCAAACTCGTTGACATTTCTGATCTATTGATGCGACCGATCGACCGATCTACGCCGCGCGTGGCCGGCGATGGCACAGGACTTCACGTGGCTGCAGATAGGGGTGCTGAGCTACCAGTCGCTGGGCATCGTGTACGGCGACCTCGGCACGTCGCCGCTTTACGTGTACTCGTCCGTCAAGCTGCCGAACCCGGGGGAGCACGACTTCCTCGGCCTCCTCAGCCTCATCCTCTGGACGCTCACCCTGATCGGCCTCATCAAGTACACGTTCATCGTCCTCCGGGCCGACGATCACGGAGAAGGTAACTTACTACTACCTCGATCTTCAGCACATGTTAATCTCCTAATCATCGATGGAAACTGCGTGGGCGAGAACACCGGATATGAGTGTTTTGGCTGAATTCTGATAGTAGTAGATTGGAAAAATCAGAACCGGTTTTTTGGCCTATGTCAGCAGCAACGCTCGAGATATGCTGTTGAATATTGGGTGCCATGTTTACTCTCGAAAAAAAAAGTTGGGTGCCATGTGACCCATTTCAAACTAGAAAATGATCTTTGTGGACCTAAAAGTAACAagacaaaatgaaaaatgaaagcaGTATATTTAAGGTAAAATTATGTTTTTTCATGGGAACCCGGTGTTCTATTCCCCTGTTATACCAACCCTAGCTGAAATAGATGGTAAATCAGGAATGTAGCTAGACAGTTCAGAACGAACTTGAACTGCACTGTGAAATGTTACACTCCCTCCATCCATAAAATAGTGTCAGGGATTTgtctaaattcggatgtatctatacactaaagagtgtatagatacatctcaATTTAGACAAACTTGCGACATCCTctcatggacagaggtagtattatTTTGTGTTACTCCTCCTTGTGATGTTGAACTCAACTGATACTCAGTAACCACAGCTGATTGCCGGAAAAACCGTACGAAAATAACTTCAAATGTAACATAGATGCTAGGCTAGAAGAAATCCCCATACAAGCCTGAACACACGACCTGTGAAAGTAGCACACACAAAAAAATGTAAGAGAAAATACTTCTGCCAGACTGCCACCATACAATTATTTTATCAACGGTATATCACAAGCTCAATTACTCTATGAAAGTATAAAACGCTTTTCAAAATTCCATATCCTTCTGCTTGGCAAAAATATATATAGGTCGCATTTGGATTTCGGCATACTTACACTCGCGCTTATTTCCTGAAGGTGGCACCTTTGCCCTGTACTCGCTTTTGCGGCAGCATGTGAATTTCAAGGGAAGCATGCCAATGCCAGTCACACGGTTGGTATCTGACATTAATCTGAAGTTCCACAGTAAGAAGAGTAAACTACCATCTAAGATGCGGGACTTCTTGGAAAAAAGCACACTAGCACAGGCAATCATCACCTATATGGTCCTGTGTGCGACTTCCATGGTGATGGGTGATGGTGCTCTCACTCCAGCCATCTCAGGTACATAGTATATGCATCCAACATTTCCGTTCTTATTGCCACTTCAAGAGTGCTCAGTAATGTACAGTAATGTAATTTTAGTCCTCGTTTGATTGTCCTGATGTTTATATTTGTATATGAAAAAATCAGTTCTGTCAGCTGTTCAAGGTATCCAAACAAGATCTGATCGCATAACACAAGGTAACAGCTGgttatttgatttcttttttacTGTATTATAGACTCTCTTTTTCTTGCTATTTTAGCCAACACAGTTCTACTTTGTATGGCAAGGAAAAACAATAACGATTTGTTTGCTTGCACCAGAGCATGTTGTCATTCTAAGCGTGATCATCTTGATCATTCTGTTTGTTTGTGAGAGATTTGGGACGAGCAAAGTCAGCTTCGCCTTCTCTCCTATTATGCTCTTATGGTTTGTATTTGTTGCATTCATTGGACTGTACAATATCATCAAGTATTATCCATCCGTTCTGAAAGCCTGGAATCCAATATACATAATAACCTTCTTCTCGAGAAACAAAAAGGCAGCCTGGGAGGAACTTGGAGCAGTGGTTCTATGCATAACAGGTTAGAAATTTACTTCAACTAGAACCTTTTTCAGTTTGAATAAAATCATGCAACAAAATTCGACTTCTCATGTTACTTCACACTCAAAGGATATATATCTAGTTATTTAGTTTTCTGTTGCTTAACCTCCTTAAATGACTATTATATCGGTGATCATAATCAGGTGCTGAAGCTATGTTTGCTGATTTGGGTCATTTCAATAAATCATCGATTCAGGTAAATGATAATTGGCTATTGATATGGTAAGAAAAGTACAAGTACTAACTATGTTCCTTCCTCCCCCCTGCAGCTGGCATATTCAGCAATAGTTTATCCATCAATGATCCTTGCATATGCTGGCCAGGCAGCATTTTTGATCAAGAACCCTTCTATGCTGAGCACAACGTTTTACAGTAGCACTCCAGAACCTTTATTCTGGCCCATGTTTATCATAGCTACTTTAGCTGCTATTGTTGCCAGCCAGTCATTAATATCAGCCAGTTTCTCCATCATTCGGCAATCAATTGCACTAGGCTGTTTTCCGAGGGTTACCATGAAGCAtacctcagaaaaatatgaaggtCAAGTATACTCTCCAGAGGTCAACTACTTCTTGATGATCGTGTGCATCTTGATTACTATTGGCTTTGAAGGGGGGCCACAGATTGGGCAAGCCTTTGGTGAGCACCCTAGCATCTGGTCATGTTATTTCTAGTTTCCATGTTTTGTGAACATAAAATCTTAACACGCAAAATACCTAATAGTTTGTTTGGTACTTGGGCTCTTAAGAATGGAGTAGCATACCATAGTATTCTGCTAGAAACAAGAAAGCAAACACTATTTGGATGGATGCAATTGGTACTAAATGCGTTAGTTGCCATCTGATTGGAAGTTCTTTCCTTTTGTTTGCAGGAACTGTGGTGATATTTGTTATGCTTTTTACAACAGCCCTGATGTCAGTTAACATGGTTATAGTCTGGCAGTGGCATATTCTACTAGTTGCTCTGTGTTGTGGTGTCTTCATTTCCATCGAAGGCATTTACATGACCTCACTTCTATACAAGGTCTTACAAGGCGGATGGGTTCCATTTGTAATTACAGCATTTTTCCTTTCAATAACAACTTCATGGACTTATGGGAGACGCAAGAAAAATGAATATGAAGCCGCCAACTTGGTGGATAGGCAGGAATTCCTCCAAATAGTAATGATGAGCAGCAAGGTACCTGGGATATGCATCTTTTGCACTGACTTAATGAATGGCATTCCACCAATTGTGCGCCACTATGTCCGGCATACGGGCTCCATCCGTGAAGTTACGGTGTTTGTCACCGTGAGGATTCTTCCAGTGACATTCGTCCTTCCTGAAGAGCGCTTCCTCGTAGACAAACTGGATCATGTCGGTGTTTACAGGTGCATACTCCAATATGGCTACATGGACAAGCACAACATCGATGATGACGATTTTGTTGTATTAGTTGTTGCCTCTCTGAAGGAAATTGCTGAGAATAATGATGAGACCTTACTGCTGGATTCGGCTTTCACAAATGGAACAACCTTTGTGTTTGGTAGGACTATTCTAAAGATGGGAACCGGACGAAACCGTTTCAAGCGCTTCGTTATCAATAACCTTTACAGGTTCCTGCAAAAGAACTTCAGGTCCAACATGTCCAGCCTAAAGATAGCTCCTGGCAAAACCTTACAGGTTGGAATGCATTATGAGATTTGAGGATGATGGCATCTTGCAGGCCGAATTGCCACATTTTATTTGAATGATATGCACGGAATCTGGATGTTTCAGTATGTAACATTAGTGAACTTATTATTTGATATTTTCTTTCAAGCTATCCTGGTGATTTAAACTGTAACAAAGTTTTGTGAGCTTGTTATTTGTTTCACATGTTCTAGTGAAATTTTGTTCCACGATGGTATTTTTTATTATAAATGTGATTGCTAGAACTGCCAGGAACCGATTCTTTTCTCCATTTATCGTGAATTTGGTTTGTGTAATCCAATCCATATTAAACCTAGCATGCAAAGCATTACTGCAATAACTGCACTGTATTCCTGGGCCATTTGCGTTTTCTTCTTTAGTATGTAGTATTGTGATCAGAATGTTTACCTGGATAATTTTCTTGGATAACCAGCTGGGCAAATAATATATATCTGACGTTACAACCCTCATATACTATCATGATTctgtacatatatatatagcaCAAGCATTTAGAACTATTAGAAAAGTGACCTTCCAAGGAAGATGCATTACAGCCAACAATGTGGTGACACTGTCCATGTAGATTTTATTATATTTAGAAATAATTATTAAGTATACTATGCTTGACATGACAGAACAAAAGAGAAGCGGTCTTCAGAGTATAACATGTTATGTGAGTACATGCTTAACAGTACAGACAGGTCAAGGCACTAGTTTGTATTGCTTATTGCACATACCCACCTTAGCTCCAGTAACTGATTACAGAGAAGAGAATATTGGAACACCAGGTAAGGAAGCACCTGAATCTACAACGAAGATGTTGCCAGTTACATATGACGACGTTTGATGGATGAGATAACGAACCAGCGATGTCAATGCTGGATCAGTAGTGCCATTGACCTTAAGTGGCACGATCTTTGAAACGACTGTTTTCAACCATCTCTTTTGCAACAGAGGAGCAGTTATCTCTGACTGGAAGATTCCAGGCGCAATGGAGTTCACTCGAATTCCATGCGCTCCCAGTTCCAAAGCCATGAGCTGCACCAGCATATCAAATATAGCTTGTTACAAGCACAATAATTCGACACGCCTTTGACGGGTAGTAAGGATATTACCTTTGTGACGGAATGCACAGCCGACTTGGACGATGCGTATCCAATGGAGCCAGGCAGATTGCCACGGTTCAAACCCGAAACAGAGGAAATGTTAATTACTGAACCCTTTATCTTGGCATCCCGCATGCGTCTACATACATGCTTGGCGACCAGCCATAATCCTGTAAGGTTCGTCTTGATGAGTTTATCCCACTCATCCTCAGGCCAATCCAGTGGCGAGTGAACACCTCCTGAAGTATGCAAGGACAACATTCTTACCTCCATTGAGGGCAATAAGTGCTAGGTTCAGTAACAAAAACCTAGTAAGCATTAACAGTTTTACTAAGAGCATGTTCGTAGTTTTGGTATTGGCTCGAAATTATTTCATATATGAGCTTAATTTGACAGCATTTGGAGATAAAATCAGACCCTTAAATTATTTCAGATATGACAGTTCCATAAATCAGTAGACAAAGGTTCGCACGGGGTGTGAACCCCGTAGAGCAAATTGGTTACCTCGGAGGCCAGCGTTGTTGACCAGGACGTCGATGCGGCCGAAGGCGTCCCAGGCCCTCTGCACTGCCGCGTCGACAGCGGACCCTCCGGCGGCGACATCGAGCTCAACAGGCACCGCCCGGGGTCCTGCGCCGGCCGCCGAGGCAGACGCGTTGATCTCATCACAGAGCGAGAGGAGGCGGTCGGCGCGGCGCGCGGCggcgacgacccggcagccggcgccCGCCAGGTCGAGGCAGAATTCGCGGCCGATGCCGGAGGATGCGCCCGTCACCAGCACCACCTGCCCCTCCAGCCTGCTCCACGGCGCTTCCACCGTCGTCTCCCGCCGCGACGGCGCCATCTCTTTTTGGGAAAGTAGAGTTGGGTTGGTGCCACGCCAGGAAAGCACCGCACTCCAAGTAGAGTCTCGTCTCCGGAGAGCATTCGATTGAATTCGCCCGTTCACTTTAATCTGGAAATAAAGCGGCAAAAAATCCCTTTTGGTTCCTGAGCCACGGTTTTGTGATTTTGGCTCCATCCTGCCAATCGAAAAAATTCACCACGCATTCCTTCCAAACTTTGAATCACTAGGGCCCGTCTCTCTCACACGTTTATTAAACGAGGGTTCATTGATGCTAAAAAAATTCATATTGCAAATATAAAAGGTTCATGTCTTGTGAAAAAATGGTCCATGACCCAAAAAAATATGCATATTTCACGGATGTTAAAAAGGTAAATGTCTTGATTTTTTTCACGGAGTCAGATAGTTCGTGGATGTTTAGAAAATACTTACGCTTCAAAAGAATTGTTCCATGAATAATAAAAAAGGGTCATATCTTGAAAAAAATGTTTCTTAGCGAATTTCACAATAAAtatagaataatgtagctaaatctACACTCCAGTTACTCCCAAATTCTCAATTCAACTTTTGTTGAGCTTATTTGACTCAAGACCTACCAATCAGAAATCTATGGAAATGTTTGGTTTGAACCCCATGGACCAGTATGGCTTCCACTCCTCGTCGAAATCACATGTCTCCTAGTGATGTAAATCTCTACTTATGGTATATTTCATCGTATTGGAACAATCCACATTTGAAAAAAAAATGTATTAATGTACAATGTTGTGAATCAATTGGCTATCTATAGTAATCATTTGGTAAATTTTTATAACAcatgtgtcgttgcctaatcgacggtaccccggaggagggatcctcacgaagggggggggggggagaagtagaggccatagggcggagagccatTGGGATGGTGGTACGCGGTTTACCCAACTTCGGAATATCCTGCTCGAAGGCAGGGCCTAATGCCTACTTGTCTAGAATTATCTCGGCGCTTtcgtgttgttacaatgagttacaGTTGTCTCGTTGCTAGTTCGAGATCTGCCTCTAGGGTTTCTACAGAGAGTCTAGCTGGAATAGAAGTTGTCTAACTACAGAATATTATAttgtcgtgtacgtcaaggatccacttATTCCTAACTTGTCGTCACGAATCCAGCTTCCTTCGTTGGTCTTCATGGATCTGACTCCTAGCATAGACCTCcaaggatccggctaccttcatgGGCATTCATGGATCCGGCTACCTAAGTAGGTCGGTTCGgttccggctaccttcgtaggtcggttgggattcggctccttgttcctgggatggacatcttccatcttgatcaacagtAACTAGTCCGTTcggtgggccatatgccatcaccgccatctgtgggccaccctggcTTGCCGGAaccggaccatgtcgatggtatacctatgaagtatatccacaacaacaTGGGTTACTGAGATTTTTTTGAGGTGTGTACACCCACAATTTTTTCCAATGTCCGCCACTGATGTACATCCCTAAGGCATGGGCCGACTTTGGGAACCCCTGGACACctcatgatcgtgatctcttcgcAGTTGCGACTAAAGTAGCCATTGGAAATGGAAAGAAGGCATTTTTTGGGTGGCTACTTGGCTTGATGGTATGCGGCCAAAGGATTACCCCACTAATTTTTGGTCATTCGAAAAAGAAAATGCATGGTTCACAAAGACTTGGAAAATGATTTGGGGGTCTCCTAAATCAATACTGACGGTGGTCCATGCATGCATGGATCACATTGGACAGTTCTACAAGCTTTGGTAAAAACTCACCAATGCTCATTTGGAGGTGGTCCCTGTGGGGAAGAAACTTTAGAAGTTCAGCAATGATGGTTCCTACTCCGCCAAGTCGGCCTACAAGATATAATTTTTGGGACTCTCAAACTctcttatgccttctttggtttggAAACCATATGCACCTCCCAAATGCAATATCTTTGCATGCATGGTTGATCTCTCAAAATCGAGTTTGGGCGGCAAATAGACTTGAACAAAGCGGAAGATATAATTGAGGCTTATGCAAGTTTTGTAACCAACACCAAGAATCGACCTACTTTTCAAATGTCGCTTCACCACTAGTGTGTGGTCCAACTTGAAGCTTTGGCTTGGCCAATACGATGTCGATCCTACAAATTGGGAAGATATGCACACAATTAAGGATTGGTGGGCTGACATGATTCACAAAATAGGGCACTCGAGGAAAGTGATGCTTTCTCTCGCCATGTTGGTTTTATGGGAGTTTTGAAAGAAAATAAATAGTCGCGTCTTCTGAAACCAATCCATAACTTCCACCATATCTTGGCTCTTAGATACGGTAAAAAAATTTGCATCAACCGAACATGTCCCAGGTGATGTCCTTGACCAAACATGGCACAAACGTGGTTCCCTTACGGCGGCCGCAGGACGAAAAAATCGTACGAAGATTACCTGTCATTAAATTTGCTTAGAATATTTGAACAGTTGCGGGGATAGCTCAGTTGGGAGAGCGTCAGACTGAAGATCTGAAGATCGCGTGTTCGATCCACGCTCACCGCATTTTTATCATGATTTTGCTTTCTTTTTTCTGGAATACAATTGTAGACTCAGTTGTCACTTAATTTTGCAAGAATACAGAAATGATATGAGCTAAGCTAAAAGAAAAATGGAAGAAAAAAAAGATCCACGCTGACCAAATTTTTATCATGATTTTGTTTTCGTTTTTTGGAATACAATTGTAGACTCAGTTGTCAATTAATTTTGCAAGAATGCTGAAATGATATGAGCTAAGctaaaaaaaatggaaaaaaaaatCCGCATTTATTGGATGCGGTTGTAGGCTCAATGTCACTTAATTTTGCAAGAGTATTGGAATAAAATGAGTGTGCAGTTGTGTTTGACATTTCTAAGCTCAAAGGTTCCACTTCTCTATAGTGATAATAAAGCAACAAGCAACGCCTCCCTTACTTGTTGAGCGCTAGCCATTCATTTCGTCGTTGGGTTCAGACATCTCAATTCTCTTTATGATGATGTAAGGGTTGGCAATAATGAATATGGAATTGATCGGAAATCCGCGCCAATCTACCAGCTATAGAACTAGTGTGAATCCCCTCAGACGTGATTCCGGTTCGGGTGACATGCTTCCTTAAGAAAGGCAGAAGATAAGTCATCAAAGGGTTTGTTTGAATAATTGACTAGTAACCATTACTTATTTAAAAGTTCCCCACGGTGATCTAAAGAAAATGGCACGAGAACCAATGGTGAAAAAACGCGTGTGCAGGTGTGTGAGGTTTCTAGGCTTGTAGGTTCCACTTCTATAAAGTGATTATAAAGCAACAAGCAACGCCTTGTTCTTGAGCGCTAGTCATCATTTCACCGCTGGGTTCAGACATCTAAATTCTCTTTATGAAGATGTAAGAGTCAGCAACGATGAATAAGGAAATATGCGCCAATCGATCTGATGTAGGAATAGAAAGTAGTATGAATCCCCTCAGATCGTGATTCCGGTTCGTCTACCTTTTTAGTGACACGACTTCCTCAAGAAAGCCAAGGATAAATCATCAAAGGTTTTGTTTGAATAATAACTGGTAACCGTTACTTATTTTGGAAGTTTCCCACGGTGATCTAACATCTTGTACAGAAAATGACGCGAGAACAATTGGTGAAAAAATAAGATCCTTTTATGCCAACATATcagatggagaaaaag
It includes:
- the LOC127316834 gene encoding potassium transporter 26, translated to MEHQPPADDVVVQMSAAAVAAIDERSSTNEDDDAGDGDVCRARRTFSHSYKMEHRKPLDFTWLQIGVLSYQSLGIVYGDLGTSPLYVYSSVKLPNPGEHDFLGLLSLILWTLTLIGLIKYTFIVLRADDHGEGGTFALYSLLRQHVNFKGSMPMPVTRLVSDINLKFHSKKSKLPSKMRDFLEKSTLAQAIITYMVLCATSMVMGDGALTPAISVLSAVQGIQTRSDRITQEHVVILSVIILIILFVCERFGTSKVSFAFSPIMLLWFVFVAFIGLYNIIKYYPSVLKAWNPIYIITFFSRNKKAAWEELGAVVLCITGAEAMFADLGHFNKSSIQLAYSAIVYPSMILAYAGQAAFLIKNPSMLSTTFYSSTPEPLFWPMFIIATLAAIVASQSLISASFSIIRQSIALGCFPRVTMKHTSEKYEGQVYSPEVNYFLMIVCILITIGFEGGPQIGQAFGTVVIFVMLFTTALMSVNMVIVWQWHILLVALCCGVFISIEGIYMTSLLYKVLQGGWVPFVITAFFLSITTSWTYGRRKKNEYEAANLVDRQEFLQIVMMSSKVPGICIFCTDLMNGIPPIVRHYVRHTGSIREVTVFVTVRILPVTFVLPEERFLVDKLDHVGVYRCILQYGYMDKHNIDDDDFVVLVVASLKEIAENNDETLLLDSAFTNGTTFVFGRTILKMGTGRNRFKRFVINNLYRFLQKNFRSNMSSLKIAPGKTLQVGMHYEI
- the LOC127316835 gene encoding uncharacterized protein, producing the protein MAPSRRETTVEAPWSRLEGQVVLVTGASSGIGREFCLDLAGAGCRVVAAARRADRLLSLCDEINASASAAGAGPRAVPVELDVAAGGSAVDAAVQRAWDAFGRIDVLVNNAGLRGGVHSPLDWPEDEWDKLIKTNLTGLWLVAKHVCRRMRDAKIKGSVINISSVSGLNRGNLPGSIGYASSKSAVHSVTKLMALELGAHGIRVNSIAPGIFQSEITAPLLQKRWLKTVVSKIVPLKVNGTTDPALTSLVRYLIHQTSSYVTGNIFVVDSGASLPGVPIFSSL